In Aliarcobacter faecis, a genomic segment contains:
- a CDS encoding HP0268 family nuclease yields the protein MELLFARKELNEKPKKAQLEKIKEDLVKDKQKIFYFDRDNSHKDMMALVDTLEKDGFNVYFREIKYGLADDEYMYEVHAL from the coding sequence ATGGAATTATTATTTGCAAGAAAAGAGTTAAATGAGAAGCCAAAAAAGGCTCAATTAGAGAAAATAAAAGAGGATTTAGTAAAAGATAAACAAAAAATATTCTATTTTGATAGAGATAACTCTCACAAAGATATGATGGCTTTAGTTGATACTTTAGAAAAAGATGGATTTAATGTCTATTTTAGAGAGATAAAATATGGTTTAGCTGATGATGAGTATATGTATGAGGTTCATGCACTTTAA
- the rbfA gene encoding 30S ribosome-binding factor RbfA — protein sequence MKSINLQRTESLLMELIPMALSTLADTRINSLPITGVNCKNGKYDAIVYFDGSDYNKEEVKSIIATLNKANGRIKSDVLASTGWYKCPNFKFELDTSLDKSKHIEDLFAKIKKDKMKSDKE from the coding sequence ATGAAAAGTATAAACCTACAAAGAACTGAATCTTTATTGATGGAGCTGATTCCAATGGCTCTATCAACTCTTGCTGATACTAGAATCAACTCTTTACCAATTACAGGTGTAAACTGTAAAAATGGGAAATATGATGCTATTGTTTACTTTGATGGAAGTGATTATAATAAAGAAGAAGTTAAAAGCATAATAGCAACACTAAATAAAGCAAATGGAAGAATAAAAAGTGATGTTCTAGCAAGTACAGGTTGGTATAAATGCCCAAACTTTAAGTTTGAACTTGATACTTCACTAGATAAATCTAAACATATAGAAGATCTATTTGCAAAAATCAAAAAAGATAAAATGAAAAGTGATAAAGAATGA
- a CDS encoding lysophospholipid acyltransferase family protein, producing MWKKFKRNFAPYFLYFVVKFIYMTNKKVYHHPRNNDKEPFIVCMWHGDLLSQIFNYHTFRDRGIVKAMVSENRDGETITKLASMFKIGAIRGSSSKGATKVLINALKELKTGNDIAITPDGPRGPRHSIADGIVVIAQKSGKNIRCFNSVPTKYWQFKSWDKFILPKPFGKIDFYISEPFSVQDIDLEEAKTLIKDKMLVHTIK from the coding sequence ATGTGGAAAAAATTTAAAAGAAATTTTGCACCATATTTTTTATACTTTGTTGTAAAATTTATATATATGACAAATAAAAAAGTTTATCATCACCCAAGAAATAATGACAAAGAGCCTTTTATAGTTTGTATGTGGCATGGAGATTTACTTTCTCAAATCTTTAATTATCATACTTTTAGAGATAGAGGTATTGTAAAAGCAATGGTTAGTGAAAATAGAGATGGTGAGACTATTACTAAATTAGCTTCTATGTTTAAAATTGGGGCAATTAGAGGCTCTAGTTCTAAAGGTGCTACAAAAGTTTTAATAAATGCTTTAAAAGAGCTAAAAACTGGAAATGATATTGCGATAACTCCAGATGGTCCAAGAGGTCCACGACATAGTATCGCAGATGGGATAGTTGTAATTGCACAAAAGAGTGGTAAAAATATTAGATGTTTTAATTCAGTTCCAACAAAATATTGGCAGTTTAAATCTTGGGATAAATTTATACTTCCAAAACCTTTTGGTAAAATAGATTTTTATATTAGTGAGCCATTTAGTGTTCAAGATATTGATTTGGAAGAGGCAAAAACTTTGATAAAAGATAAAATGTTAGTCCACACAATAAAGTAG
- the rpsF gene encoding 30S ribosomal protein S6, translated as MSKLKHYETMFILKPTLTEEETVAQLEGIKALFEKNGAEIVSTDNIGIKELAYEIEKQKRGYYYVIYFKAPAAAIAELERNYRNNENLIRFIFIKFESKKEITSWTKMSDEATKKASK; from the coding sequence ATGTCAAAATTAAAACATTATGAAACAATGTTTATCTTAAAACCTACATTAACTGAAGAAGAAACAGTTGCACAATTAGAGGGAATTAAAGCTCTATTTGAAAAAAATGGTGCAGAAATTGTATCAACAGACAATATTGGTATTAAAGAGTTAGCTTACGAAATTGAGAAGCAAAAAAGAGGTTACTATTATGTAATCTATTTTAAAGCTCCAGCAGCAGCAATTGCTGAACTTGAGAGAAATTATAGAAATAATGAAAATTTAATTAGATTTATTTTCATTAAATTTGAGTCAAAAAAAGAGATTACTTCTTGGACAAAAATGAGTGATGAGGCTACAAAAAAAGCTTCTAAATAA
- the rpsR gene encoding 30S ribosomal protein S18 produces MAERRKYGKKSCKYTEMKVDFIDYKNTELLKISMSERGKIMPRRLTGNSKNAQEMVEKAIKRARHMALVPYVVDTQNVSDTAYARTFL; encoded by the coding sequence ATGGCAGAAAGAAGAAAATACGGAAAAAAATCTTGTAAATATACTGAAATGAAAGTTGATTTTATTGATTATAAGAATACTGAGTTATTAAAAATTTCTATGAGTGAAAGAGGTAAAATTATGCCTAGAAGACTTACTGGAAATTCTAAAAATGCTCAAGAAATGGTAGAAAAAGCAATTAAAAGAGCTAGACATATGGCATTAGTTCCTTATGTTGTTGATACTCAAAATGTTTCTGATACAGCATACGCAAGAACATTCTTATAA
- the infB gene encoding translation initiation factor IF-2 encodes MSDTVRVYEIAEEAGASSQDVITKAKDLGIDLKSAQTAVSYEDAEEITNYILTGKSKRIKEPTTAKPKKVVKPQEIEKEIEKPVEKEEIPTIEAKKPEVKKVVISKPIQKSPVSNIEETKPEIKEDNSNKIIPKRKGLVIIKKKTPKEESVTTNSFDNQQDKKPTKSLSDIFGPDDSIKEQVKSKPASEIFAQKVKKEKKKTPIKAQEHGKKLEVLKRDDEFRSSDDSLLGEEIVLLDMDLQDNFKIFDEPKPINTANHSRSSKPAAFGNVPIGLQRGKRKKRVVRAQEKAEINSVTIPEDIRVYEFAEACGKSPAEVIKVLFSLGMMVTKNDFLKQDELEILGEEFGIEVTVKDALEDVNYVESYEGEEVDSSTFVTRPPVVTIMGHVDHGKTSLLDKIRSSKVASGEAGGITQHISSYTVTKNGQKITFVDTPGHEAFSAMRTRGANVTDIIIIVVAADDGVKAQTEEVISHAKASGCPIIVAMNKMDKESANPDMVKAQMAEKNLTPVDWGGDIEFIGVSARTGDGVEDLLENILIQAELLELKADPTAKAKATVIEASLEKGRGPVANVIVQNGTLKVGDNIVCDTTFGRVKAITNDMGQIVKELGLSETGTVLGLNDVPSTGSSLISMDSEKEVREIANTRAEHARAKELSKSTKVSLEEMSGLIAEGKMKQLPVIIKADVGGSLEAIKGSLEKIANDEVKVKVIHAAVGGITESDIVLASASSGCIILGFNVRPTGTVKAKAKADGVEINTYSIIYDLLDDVRDALSGMMSAVIREENTGQAEVRDTFVVPKVGTVAGCLVTDGKVIRGGHARIIRDGVVTYTGKISSLKRFKDDVKEVANGYECGIIFEKFNDIKVGDFIETFIQIEEKVTINN; translated from the coding sequence ATGTCAGATACAGTAAGAGTTTATGAAATTGCAGAAGAAGCAGGTGCTAGTAGCCAAGATGTAATTACAAAGGCGAAGGATTTAGGAATAGATTTAAAATCAGCACAAACAGCAGTTTCATATGAAGATGCAGAAGAGATTACAAACTATATTCTTACAGGAAAAAGTAAAAGGATAAAAGAACCTACTACTGCAAAACCAAAAAAAGTGGTAAAACCACAAGAAATTGAAAAAGAGATAGAAAAACCAGTTGAAAAAGAGGAAATTCCTACTATTGAAGCAAAAAAACCTGAAGTTAAAAAAGTTGTAATTTCAAAACCTATACAAAAATCTCCTGTTTCAAATATTGAAGAGACTAAACCTGAAATAAAAGAGGATAATAGTAATAAAATTATTCCTAAAAGAAAAGGTTTAGTTATCATTAAAAAGAAGACTCCAAAAGAAGAGAGTGTTACAACAAATAGTTTTGATAATCAACAAGATAAAAAACCTACAAAATCTTTAAGCGATATTTTTGGTCCAGATGATTCAATAAAAGAGCAAGTAAAATCAAAACCTGCAAGTGAAATTTTTGCCCAAAAAGTAAAAAAAGAGAAAAAGAAAACTCCTATCAAAGCACAAGAACATGGTAAAAAACTTGAAGTACTAAAAAGAGATGATGAATTTAGGAGTAGTGATGATTCATTATTAGGAGAAGAGATAGTTCTTCTTGATATGGATTTACAAGATAACTTTAAAATCTTTGATGAACCAAAACCAATAAATACTGCAAATCATTCAAGAAGCTCAAAACCAGCAGCATTTGGTAATGTACCAATTGGTCTTCAAAGAGGAAAAAGAAAGAAAAGAGTTGTAAGAGCTCAAGAAAAAGCAGAAATAAACTCTGTTACTATTCCTGAGGATATTAGAGTTTATGAATTTGCAGAAGCTTGTGGAAAATCTCCAGCTGAAGTTATAAAAGTTCTATTTAGTTTAGGAATGATGGTTACAAAAAATGACTTCTTAAAACAAGACGAATTAGAAATATTAGGTGAAGAGTTTGGAATTGAAGTAACTGTAAAAGATGCTTTAGAAGATGTAAACTATGTTGAGTCTTATGAAGGAGAAGAGGTTGATAGTAGCACATTTGTAACAAGACCTCCTGTTGTTACAATTATGGGACATGTTGATCATGGTAAAACTTCACTTCTTGATAAAATTAGAAGTTCAAAAGTAGCTTCAGGTGAAGCTGGTGGAATTACACAACATATCTCTTCATATACAGTTACAAAAAATGGTCAAAAAATAACTTTTGTAGATACTCCAGGACATGAAGCATTTTCTGCCATGAGAACAAGAGGTGCAAATGTTACAGATATTATTATAATCGTTGTTGCTGCTGATGATGGAGTAAAAGCTCAAACAGAAGAGGTAATCTCTCATGCTAAAGCAAGTGGTTGTCCAATTATTGTAGCTATGAATAAAATGGATAAAGAGAGTGCAAATCCTGATATGGTAAAAGCTCAAATGGCTGAAAAAAATCTAACACCTGTTGATTGGGGTGGAGATATTGAATTTATTGGGGTTTCAGCTAGAACTGGTGATGGAGTTGAAGATTTACTTGAAAATATTCTAATCCAAGCTGAACTTTTAGAGTTAAAAGCTGACCCAACTGCAAAAGCAAAAGCTACTGTTATAGAGGCTAGTCTAGAAAAAGGGAGAGGTCCTGTTGCAAATGTAATAGTTCAAAATGGAACTTTAAAAGTTGGAGACAATATTGTTTGTGATACAACTTTTGGAAGAGTAAAAGCTATTACAAATGATATGGGTCAAATTGTAAAAGAGCTAGGGCTTAGTGAAACAGGAACTGTTTTAGGATTAAATGATGTCCCTAGTACTGGTTCAAGTCTTATCTCAATGGATAGTGAAAAAGAGGTTCGTGAAATTGCAAATACTAGAGCTGAACACGCACGTGCAAAAGAACTATCAAAATCTACAAAAGTATCTTTAGAAGAGATGAGTGGATTAATTGCTGAAGGGAAAATGAAACAATTACCAGTTATTATAAAAGCTGATGTAGGTGGTTCATTAGAAGCTATTAAAGGTTCATTAGAAAAAATTGCAAATGATGAAGTAAAAGTAAAAGTTATTCATGCTGCAGTTGGTGGAATTACTGAATCTGATATTGTATTAGCAAGTGCAAGTAGTGGTTGTATTATTTTAGGATTCAATGTAAGACCAACAGGAACTGTAAAAGCAAAAGCAAAAGCTGATGGTGTTGAAATTAATACTTACTCTATTATTTATGATTTACTTGATGATGTAAGAGATGCTCTTTCAGGAATGATGAGTGCTGTTATTAGAGAAGAGAATACTGGTCAAGCAGAAGTTAGAGATACATTTGTTGTTCCAAAAGTTGGAACAGTTGCAGGATGCCTAGTAACAGATGGAAAAGTTATTCGTGGTGGTCATGCAAGAATTATTAGAGATGGGGTTGTAACATATACAGGAAAAATATCATCATTAAAACGATTTAAAGATGATGTTAAAGAGGTTGCAAATGGTTATGAGTGTGGAATTATTTTTGAAAAATTCAATGATATAAAAGTTGGAGATTTTATTGAAACATTTATTCAAATTGAAGAGAAAGTAACTATTAATAACTAA
- a CDS encoding single-stranded DNA-binding protein yields MYNKVIMVGNLTRDIELRYLPSGTAVSKSAIATSYKYKSQTGEQKEEVCFLDINFFGRSAEIANQYLKKGSKVLVEGRLVFEQWTAQDGTTRNRHSLRVDEMKMLDSKGSSEGGSNYNPNSGSYNQNYNQAPQNQYNNQNSYDNFGGTSSQKQKFEQKVPEIDIEDDEIPF; encoded by the coding sequence ATGTATAATAAAGTAATTATGGTTGGGAATCTAACAAGGGATATCGAATTAAGATACTTGCCTTCAGGAACAGCTGTTTCAAAAAGTGCGATTGCTACTTCATATAAGTATAAATCACAAACAGGTGAACAAAAAGAAGAAGTTTGCTTTTTGGATATAAACTTTTTTGGAAGATCAGCCGAAATTGCTAATCAATACTTAAAAAAAGGTTCTAAAGTTTTAGTAGAAGGAAGACTTGTTTTTGAGCAGTGGACAGCACAAGATGGAACTACAAGAAACAGACACTCATTAAGAGTTGATGAGATGAAAATGTTAGATTCAAAAGGTTCTAGTGAAGGTGGTAGCAACTATAACCCTAATTCGGGTTCTTACAACCAAAACTATAACCAGGCTCCACAAAATCAATATAACAATCAAAATTCTTATGATAATTTTGGTGGTACTAGTTCACAAAAACAAAAATTTGAACAAAAAGTGCCTGAAATTGATATCGAAGACGATGAAATACCGTTTTAG
- the rimP gene encoding ribosome maturation factor RimP produces MNLEEQIKLIVENSGLKLYDIITTKEHDRNIFRVVVTSKDGVNLDKCAEISRLISPLLDIDEPMNGVYNLEVSSPGIERKLKKKEHFIASIGELIKVKNFATKSFKGELLDADNEKITIKTEIGQEEITYDDILSAATYFEW; encoded by the coding sequence ATGAATTTAGAAGAACAAATTAAACTAATAGTTGAAAATAGTGGTCTTAAACTTTATGATATTATTACAACAAAAGAGCATGATAGAAATATTTTTAGAGTTGTTGTAACATCAAAAGATGGGGTAAATTTAGATAAGTGTGCAGAAATTTCAAGACTTATATCTCCACTATTAGATATTGATGAACCTATGAATGGAGTTTATAATCTTGAAGTAAGTTCTCCTGGAATAGAAAGAAAATTAAAGAAAAAAGAGCATTTTATTGCTAGTATTGGAGAACTTATAAAAGTTAAAAATTTTGCAACAAAATCCTTTAAAGGTGAACTTTTAGATGCAGATAATGAAAAAATCACTATAAAGACAGAGATTGGTCAAGAAGAGATTACTTATGATGATATTTTAAGTGCTGCAACATATTTTGAGTGGTAA
- the cysS gene encoding cysteine--tRNA ligase, which translates to MKKIYFYDSSKKSKVEFISLVENKVKIYVCGPTVYDNSHLGHARSAIAFDLLHRVLKANGYEVIFAKNFTDIDDKIIKKMKEENKSLEEITNFYIKTYKNDMETLNILPNSIEPKATANLEAMQEMIEDLLKKDIAYKTEDSVYFDVSKDNLYGSLSNQASDEKSIARVEINKEKRNSSDFALWKFEKENDVSYITSFGRGRPGWHIECSAMIKKHLAYTNLPYQIDIHCGGADLLFPHHENEASQTRCSTGQNLAKYWMHNGFVNINGEKMSKSLGNSFFLKDVLKSYSGEVVRFYLLSTSYRANINFNEEDLISAKKRLDKLYRVKKRVYGSSSSLVNKKFEDSILEALNDDLNTSLALSIIDEFINISNDALDKNPKDKAQKQEIFANIEFIEKTLGFGGSDAYSYFQFGIDEISKSKIEELILQRTEAKKNKDFTKADKIRDELSAMNISIMDTPSGVVWEKL; encoded by the coding sequence ATGAAAAAGATATATTTTTATGATTCATCAAAAAAATCTAAAGTAGAGTTTATCTCTTTAGTTGAGAATAAAGTAAAAATTTATGTATGTGGACCAACTGTTTATGACAACTCTCATTTAGGACATGCTAGAAGTGCAATTGCTTTTGATTTATTACATAGAGTTTTAAAAGCAAATGGATATGAGGTAATTTTTGCAAAAAATTTTACTGATATTGATGATAAAATTATTAAAAAGATGAAAGAAGAGAATAAATCTTTAGAAGAGATTACAAATTTTTATATAAAAACTTATAAAAATGATATGGAAACTCTAAATATTTTACCAAATAGTATTGAACCAAAAGCAACTGCTAATCTTGAAGCTATGCAAGAGATGATAGAGGATTTACTAAAAAAAGATATTGCATATAAAACAGAAGATAGTGTATATTTTGATGTATCAAAAGATAATTTATACGGTTCTTTATCAAATCAAGCAAGTGATGAAAAATCCATAGCAAGAGTTGAAATAAACAAAGAAAAAAGAAATAGTTCAGATTTCGCTCTTTGGAAATTTGAGAAAGAAAATGATGTATCATATATTACTAGTTTTGGAAGAGGACGACCAGGATGGCATATTGAATGTAGTGCAATGATTAAAAAACATTTAGCCTATACAAATTTACCATATCAAATAGATATTCATTGTGGTGGAGCTGATTTATTATTTCCACATCACGAAAATGAAGCTAGTCAAACAAGATGTTCTACTGGTCAAAACCTAGCAAAATACTGGATGCACAACGGTTTTGTAAATATAAATGGTGAAAAGATGAGTAAATCTTTAGGAAACTCTTTTTTCTTAAAAGATGTCTTAAAATCTTATAGTGGAGAAGTTGTAAGATTCTATCTTTTAAGTACCTCATATAGAGCAAATATAAACTTCAATGAAGAAGATTTGATATCAGCTAAAAAAAGGCTTGATAAGCTTTATAGAGTTAAAAAAAGAGTTTATGGAAGTTCTAGTTCACTTGTAAATAAAAAATTTGAAGACTCTATTTTAGAAGCTTTAAATGATGATTTAAATACCTCTTTAGCTCTATCTATTATTGATGAATTTATAAATATTTCAAACGATGCTTTAGATAAAAATCCAAAAGATAAAGCTCAAAAACAAGAGATATTTGCAAATATTGAATTTATTGAAAAAACACTAGGTTTTGGTGGAAGTGATGCTTACTCATATTTTCAGTTTGGAATAGATGAAATAAGTAAAAGTAAAATTGAAGAGCTTATTTTACAACGAACTGAAGCTAAAAAGAATAAAGATTTCACAAAAGCAGATAAAATAAGAGATGAGTTATCAGCAATGAATATTTCTATTATGGATACACCTTCTGGAGTTGTTTGGGAAAAATTATAA
- the nusA gene encoding transcription termination factor NusA gives MDKIIDILDSIAYEKGLKIDDVENALKEALIKTAQKMVDHTLIFDAKIDRTNKKLVLLQKIEVIADEDRRLFGDSKDEDGNTINSENYISIDAAKDINKDLEIGDFLSYELEFENMGRNAATILSSNFEFRLQRFVEENILSKYKEKIGKTVSGVVSRVDKNESTFIEIGEIKGVLLRKNRIKGEKFKIGDTLKAVVKGVNIDKNLGLIVELSRTSPKFLENLLALEVPELKDGKITIEASARIPGTRSKIALSTTNEQIDPIGAIVGVKGVRINAVSSQLNKESIDCIEFSTIPEMFVARALSPALVNSVKIDIEPKNGEKGKAIVTINSDQKSKAIGKDGLNIRLASMLTKYEIELIEVATSSQSISTLDKQNSENEEKTMDTSTLEALFK, from the coding sequence ATGGATAAAATAATAGATATTTTAGATTCAATTGCCTATGAAAAAGGTTTAAAAATTGATGATGTTGAAAATGCACTAAAAGAGGCTTTAATTAAAACTGCACAAAAGATGGTAGACCATACTTTAATTTTTGATGCAAAAATTGATAGAACAAATAAAAAATTAGTTCTTCTTCAAAAAATAGAAGTTATAGCAGATGAAGATAGAAGACTTTTTGGTGATTCTAAAGATGAAGATGGAAATACAATAAATAGCGAAAATTATATTAGTATAGATGCTGCAAAAGATATAAACAAAGATTTAGAAATTGGTGATTTTTTAAGTTATGAATTAGAGTTTGAAAACATGGGAAGAAATGCAGCGACTATTCTTTCAAGTAATTTTGAATTTAGACTTCAAAGATTTGTGGAAGAGAATATTCTTTCAAAATATAAAGAGAAAATTGGGAAAACTGTATCTGGAGTTGTTTCAAGAGTTGATAAAAATGAAAGCACTTTTATTGAAATTGGTGAAATTAAAGGAGTTCTATTACGAAAGAATAGAATTAAAGGTGAGAAATTTAAAATTGGAGATACTTTAAAAGCAGTTGTAAAAGGCGTTAATATTGATAAAAATTTAGGGCTTATTGTAGAATTATCAAGAACAAGCCCAAAATTCTTAGAAAATTTACTTGCACTTGAAGTTCCAGAGCTTAAAGATGGAAAAATAACTATTGAAGCAAGTGCTAGAATTCCAGGTACTAGATCTAAAATTGCATTATCAACAACAAATGAGCAAATAGATCCAATTGGAGCCATTGTTGGAGTAAAAGGTGTTAGAATAAATGCTGTTTCTTCACAACTTAATAAAGAAAGCATAGATTGTATTGAGTTTTCAACTATTCCTGAAATGTTTGTAGCAAGAGCATTAAGTCCTGCTTTAGTAAATAGTGTAAAAATAGATATTGAGCCAAAAAATGGGGAAAAAGGGAAAGCTATTGTTACAATAAATAGTGATCAAAAATCAAAAGCAATAGGGAAAGATGGTTTAAATATTAGATTAGCATCAATGCTTACAAAATATGAAATTGAATTAATTGAAGTTGCTACATCTTCACAAAGTATCTCAACACTTGATAAACAAAATAGTGAAAATGAAGAAAAAACAATGGATACATCAACTCTTGAGGCACTATTTAAATAA
- the ribD gene encoding bifunctional diaminohydroxyphosphoribosylaminopyrimidine deaminase/5-amino-6-(5-phosphoribosylamino)uracil reductase RibD, producing the protein MKIDDNFYMKLAIDEAWKYQLLTYPNPAVGCVIVKNGKLLAIEAHKEAGTPHAEINALKTAFLTQDSNSLLKVKNSSHEIHEYLTKHHNNFFNDCDIYTTLEPCNHEGKTPSCAKLLSVLKPKRVIIGSFDTNKIASGGIKTLQASNINVVTKVLEKECENLLLPFNSWQSKTCIFFKMAQTINGAIDGKISSQRAKLYVHTLRDKIDLLIIGGNSVRVDKPILNTRYVKGKEPDIFIYSRSKVFSPNIPLFSVPNRKVIISDDLFKILNYKFVMVEGVYNLLNILKDKIDFFILIISPKIRTGINALNSLDIDFEILHENYLGDEKIVFLKRKIAK; encoded by the coding sequence ATGAAAATTGATGATAATTTCTATATGAAATTAGCCATTGATGAGGCTTGGAAATATCAACTTTTAACTTATCCAAATCCTGCTGTTGGATGTGTAATTGTGAAAAATGGAAAACTTCTAGCAATAGAAGCCCATAAAGAAGCAGGAACTCCACATGCTGAAATAAACGCTCTTAAAACAGCTTTTTTAACTCAAGATTCAAACTCTCTTTTAAAAGTAAAAAATAGTAGTCATGAAATTCATGAATATTTAACTAAACATCATAATAACTTTTTTAACGATTGTGATATTTATACAACTTTAGAACCTTGTAATCATGAAGGAAAAACTCCATCTTGTGCAAAACTTTTATCAGTTCTAAAACCTAAAAGAGTCATTATTGGTTCATTTGATACAAATAAAATTGCAAGTGGTGGAATAAAAACTCTACAAGCTAGTAATATAAATGTTGTTACAAAAGTTTTAGAAAAAGAGTGTGAGAATCTTCTACTTCCATTTAACTCTTGGCAAAGTAAAACGTGTATATTTTTTAAAATGGCACAAACCATAAATGGGGCGATAGATGGTAAAATAAGTAGTCAAAGAGCAAAACTTTATGTACATACACTAAGAGATAAGATAGATTTACTTATTATTGGTGGAAACAGTGTAAGAGTAGATAAACCAATACTTAATACTAGATATGTAAAAGGGAAAGAACCAGATATTTTTATATATAGTAGAAGTAAGGTTTTCTCACCAAATATACCACTATTTTCTGTTCCAAATAGAAAAGTTATTATAAGTGATGATCTCTTTAAAATCTTAAACTATAAATTTGTAATGGTTGAAGGAGTTTATAATCTTCTTAATATCTTGAAAGATAAAATTGATTTTTTTATATTAATAATATCTCCAAAAATTAGAACTGGAATAAATGCTTTAAATAGTTTAGATATTGATTTTGAGATACTTCACGAAAACTATTTAGGAGATGAAAAAATAGTTTTTTTAAAAAGAAAAATAGCTAAATAA
- the miaB gene encoding tRNA (N6-isopentenyl adenosine(37)-C2)-methylthiotransferase MiaB, translating to MSKKLFIQTLGCQMNDTDSKHIQAELEKHKGYTATQNIEDADLIIINTCSVREKPVQKLFSEIGQFNKKKKDGAKIGVCGCTASHLGKDIIKRAPYVDFVLGARNISKIKDVVDVKGSVEVSISNDDSQYEFAIAKNNSFRTSVNISVGCDKECTYCIVPSTRGEEISIPPEMIVSQVQKAVDNGAVEVALLGQNVNSYGKRFSDKREKYSFTKLLQDVSKIEGLKRIRFTSPHPLHMDDEFIEEFARNPKISKCIHMPLQSGSTKILKAMKRGYTKEWFLNRATKMRELIPDLRITTDIIVAFPGETNEDFLDTLDVVNKVKFDQIFNFKYSARPGTKALELKDQEIDDEIGSARLTELIELHKKYLEDSMPSMLGKTVNVLIESLKPNGEVSGYTDNYFLVFTKGSDELLGKFVDVKITEVTRTSLKGEVVNS from the coding sequence ATGAGTAAAAAATTATTTATACAAACATTAGGGTGTCAAATGAATGACACTGATAGTAAACATATTCAAGCAGAGCTAGAAAAACATAAAGGTTATACAGCTACACAAAACATTGAAGATGCAGATTTAATTATTATTAATACTTGTTCTGTTAGAGAGAAACCTGTACAAAAACTATTTTCTGAAATTGGACAATTTAATAAAAAGAAAAAAGATGGTGCAAAAATTGGAGTTTGTGGTTGTACAGCTTCTCATTTAGGAAAAGATATTATAAAAAGAGCACCATATGTAGATTTTGTTTTAGGAGCTAGAAATATCTCAAAAATTAAAGATGTTGTTGATGTAAAAGGTTCTGTTGAAGTGTCAATTTCAAATGATGATTCACAATATGAGTTTGCAATAGCAAAAAATAATAGTTTTAGAACAAGTGTTAATATCTCTGTTGGTTGTGATAAAGAGTGTACATATTGCATAGTTCCAAGTACAAGAGGGGAAGAGATTTCAATTCCACCAGAGATGATAGTTTCTCAAGTACAAAAAGCAGTTGATAATGGAGCAGTTGAAGTTGCACTTTTAGGACAAAATGTAAACTCTTATGGGAAAAGATTTAGTGATAAAAGAGAGAAATATAGTTTTACTAAACTTCTTCAAGATGTTTCAAAAATAGAAGGGCTTAAAAGAATAAGGTTTACTTCTCCTCATCCATTACATATGGATGATGAGTTTATAGAAGAGTTTGCAAGAAATCCTAAAATCTCAAAATGTATACATATGCCACTTCAAAGTGGATCAACAAAAATTTTAAAAGCTATGAAAAGAGGATATACAAAAGAGTGGTTTTTAAATAGAGCAACAAAAATGAGAGAGTTGATTCCAGATTTAAGAATTACAACAGATATTATTGTAGCTTTCCCTGGAGAAACTAATGAAGATTTTTTAGATACTTTAGATGTTGTAAATAAAGTAAAATTTGACCAGATTTTTAATTTTAAATACTCTGCTAGACCAGGAACTAAAGCTTTAGAGTTAAAAGATCAAGAGATAGATGATGAGATTGGAAGTGCAAGATTAACAGAACTTATAGAACTTCATAAAAAATATTTAGAGGATAGTATGCCATCAATGCTTGGAAAAACTGTAAATGTTTTAATAGAGAGTTTAAAACCAAATGGTGAAGTAAGTGGATATACAGATAACTATTTTCTAGTTTTTACAAAAGGGAGTGATGAACTTTTAGGAAAATTTGTTGATGTTAAAATTACAGAAGTTACAAGAACCTCTTTAAAAGGTGAAGTGGTAAATAGCTAA